The following proteins are encoded in a genomic region of Paenibacillus sp. FSL R7-0273:
- a CDS encoding spore germination protein codes for MRNNDQKSSRDDEQNGESRPLGSDSSSNTSIIKEILGASSDLTIRSLWIGRIHADSKLVRSQIQLIYLDGMIDNQLLQESIIPAIQNTGNIPFETDLPDLLSGQILPVGQVSTVKDFPHAVRTILTGCLLLMIDGYTRSLSLSIQGYEKRSIEETKTQAVIRGPQEAFTEDLRTNITMIRRKMKNERLRIETHTAGQMTQTDISVMYIDGMAEQQLLDQIWKLIDHLTLKTVLEGEYIEEYLQSNKGTIFPTVLNTERPDSVTAALSEGRIALFVDGSPFAIVLPSMFLDFIQSAEDSYQPYLFASFIRILRMVAGGISLIAPAIYIAITTFHQDLLPTQLLLSLMFQREGVPFPAFVEAILMEITFEIIREAGIRMPRNIGQAVSIVGTIVVGQAAVDAGFVSAAMVIVVAITGISSFVIPAYNMSIAFRLVRFLFMGVAASFGIFGLTICFCALAVHLCSLDSMGIPYMRPYAPYLKNEQVDGLIRAPYWLRDKHKKTKGRQPV; via the coding sequence TTGAGAAACAATGATCAGAAAAGCAGCAGGGATGATGAGCAGAATGGGGAGAGCCGGCCGCTGGGATCAGATTCATCGTCGAATACATCGATTATCAAAGAAATCCTGGGGGCAAGCTCGGATCTGACGATCCGTTCTCTTTGGATAGGCAGAATACATGCTGACAGTAAGCTCGTCCGCAGTCAAATCCAGCTGATCTACCTGGACGGAATGATTGATAATCAGCTCCTGCAGGAAAGCATTATTCCTGCTATTCAGAACACGGGCAATATTCCGTTTGAGACGGATCTGCCCGATCTGCTTTCCGGACAAATTCTGCCTGTCGGACAAGTAAGCACGGTAAAAGATTTTCCTCACGCAGTCCGGACTATTCTGACAGGATGCCTGTTGTTGATGATAGACGGGTATACCCGAAGCTTGTCTCTGTCTATCCAAGGCTATGAAAAACGCAGCATTGAGGAAACCAAAACCCAGGCGGTCATTAGAGGACCCCAGGAGGCATTCACCGAGGATCTGCGCACCAATATTACGATGATCCGACGCAAAATGAAGAACGAACGGCTGCGCATTGAAACACATACCGCAGGACAGATGACCCAGACTGATATTTCCGTGATGTACATCGACGGCATGGCTGAGCAGCAGCTGCTGGATCAGATCTGGAAGCTTATTGATCATTTGACATTAAAGACGGTGCTGGAGGGAGAGTATATCGAGGAATATCTGCAGAGTAATAAAGGGACTATTTTCCCTACTGTGCTGAACACAGAACGGCCGGATTCGGTGACCGCAGCCCTTTCAGAGGGACGGATTGCCCTGTTTGTCGACGGCTCGCCTTTTGCAATTGTGTTGCCCTCTATGTTTCTGGACTTTATTCAATCTGCTGAAGACAGCTACCAGCCTTATCTGTTCGCCAGCTTTATCCGGATATTGCGTATGGTTGCGGGCGGGATCAGCCTTATAGCACCAGCTATCTATATCGCAATCACTACCTTCCATCAGGACCTGCTGCCCACTCAATTGCTGCTTAGCCTGATGTTCCAGCGCGAGGGTGTCCCGTTTCCGGCATTCGTAGAGGCAATCCTGATGGAAATTACTTTTGAAATTATCCGGGAAGCGGGCATCCGGATGCCGCGTAATATCGGACAGGCAGTCTCAATTGTAGGAACCATCGTTGTTGGACAAGCGGCTGTGGATGCCGGATTTGTATCGGCGGCAATGGTCATTGTAGTTGCCATTACCGGCATTTCTAGCTTTGTCATTCCCGCATATAATATGTCGATTGCTTTCCGGCTGGTGCGCTTTCTATTTATGGGGGTAGCGGCCTCTTTCGGTATTTTTGGACTGACCATTTGCTTTTGTGCGCTGGCAGTGCATCTGTGCAGCCTCGATTCCATGGGTATCCCTTATATGCGGCCTTACGCGCCTTACTTAAAGAATGAACAGGTTGACGGTCTAATCAGGGCGCCTTACTGGCTTCGCGACAAGCACAAAAAAACCAAGGGCAGACAACCGGTATGA